A stretch of Gimesia chilikensis DNA encodes these proteins:
- a CDS encoding DUF255 domain-containing protein, which translates to MLSASEENPQEPKQEAKSAPQEKQFTNRLAKETSPYLLLHQHNPVDWYPWGPEAFEKAKQENKVIFLSVGYSSCYWCHVMERLVFEDPKIAKYMNENFVNIKVDREERPDIDDIYMTSLSVYFHLIGAPSGGGWPLSMFLTPDREPFAGGTYFPPTDQGGQMSFPRVLQKVHQLWGENKEQVQQSATIIAKEVARLQQEEGAKEAIPLENRLVIAGVRSINASYDAEYGGIDFSEVTPNAPKFPTSSKLVLLQYDIQAAEQNPTAAESAKVLYHTLDAMANGGIYDHLGGGFHRYSTDRYWHVPHFEKMLYDNGQLAGLYARAFEQTGKDQYKQVSEGIVDFVLRELTDPQGGFYSALDAETDGVEGEHYAWSQEELKTILGEDYPLFAEFYGLNEPVRFDHGYVLHRVTTLEKLAEKHNTGADELASQLAASRQKLHAVRNQRKPLLKDDKILTSWNGLMIEGMATAGRVLKRPDYTAAAEKAAQFILDQMRDKEGHLYRSYRGGEARLNAYLDDYAFFTQGLLALHQATGKQQWLDEARKLTDLQITLFWDQKEHGFFFTTHDHEQLIARTKNAYDAAIPSGNSISARNLIQLSELTGEARYRQHADETLQLFGRVIKRYPNRCAQLVQAVGEYLQTPADQKQSAVSLSSGEFVELVEVPDQLVSVNPGLELLAAAGLGQTGQQKKLVKANAYLSVDKLPAGKKCKVAIVLTIEDGWHINQNPSSPDFLVPTTFSIKSAQNIKLTDIKYPAGHKFEVAGFDEPLLVYEKQAIIRGTLEIPASAAGKEEALELNIKYQACNDQTCIRPTTVSLKGKFKVAASGEAVRQVNQKWFKTESGN; encoded by the coding sequence ATGTTATCTGCCAGCGAAGAGAACCCGCAGGAACCGAAACAGGAAGCGAAGTCTGCGCCCCAGGAAAAGCAGTTTACGAACCGGCTGGCCAAAGAGACCAGCCCTTATCTGTTGCTGCATCAGCACAACCCGGTGGACTGGTATCCCTGGGGGCCCGAAGCCTTCGAAAAGGCGAAGCAGGAAAACAAGGTGATCTTCCTCTCGGTCGGCTACAGCAGCTGTTACTGGTGCCACGTGATGGAGCGGCTCGTATTTGAAGATCCCAAAATCGCAAAATACATGAACGAGAACTTTGTGAATATCAAGGTCGATCGTGAAGAACGTCCCGACATCGATGATATCTACATGACATCACTCTCTGTCTATTTTCACCTCATTGGCGCCCCTTCCGGCGGAGGCTGGCCGCTGTCGATGTTCCTCACCCCCGATCGTGAACCTTTTGCCGGCGGTACTTATTTTCCTCCCACCGATCAGGGAGGCCAGATGAGTTTCCCCCGCGTGCTGCAGAAGGTGCATCAGCTCTGGGGAGAAAACAAAGAGCAGGTCCAGCAGAGCGCGACAATCATCGCTAAAGAAGTCGCCCGCCTGCAGCAGGAAGAAGGCGCTAAGGAAGCCATTCCCCTGGAAAACCGGCTGGTCATCGCGGGCGTTCGTTCCATCAATGCCAGTTACGATGCCGAATATGGTGGGATCGATTTTTCGGAAGTGACTCCCAACGCTCCCAAGTTTCCCACGTCTTCGAAACTGGTTCTGCTGCAGTATGACATTCAGGCAGCCGAACAGAACCCGACGGCAGCGGAATCGGCAAAGGTGCTGTATCACACACTGGACGCGATGGCCAACGGCGGAATTTACGATCACCTCGGCGGTGGATTTCATCGCTACAGTACCGATCGCTACTGGCACGTGCCCCACTTCGAAAAAATGCTCTACGATAACGGTCAACTGGCCGGTCTCTATGCCCGCGCTTTCGAACAGACGGGTAAGGATCAGTACAAACAGGTCTCTGAAGGGATCGTCGATTTCGTGCTGCGTGAGCTGACTGATCCGCAGGGCGGTTTTTATTCCGCTCTGGATGCAGAGACGGATGGCGTCGAAGGCGAACACTATGCCTGGTCGCAGGAAGAACTGAAAACCATTCTGGGAGAAGACTACCCGCTCTTCGCCGAATTTTACGGATTGAATGAGCCCGTCCGCTTCGATCATGGCTATGTGCTGCACCGCGTCACCACACTGGAGAAGCTCGCCGAAAAACACAATACCGGTGCAGACGAACTCGCTTCACAACTGGCCGCGTCGCGTCAGAAACTGCACGCCGTTCGTAATCAGCGCAAGCCGCTGCTCAAGGATGATAAAATCCTGACCAGCTGGAATGGTCTGATGATTGAAGGTATGGCGACCGCAGGTCGTGTGTTGAAACGACCCGATTACACCGCCGCTGCAGAAAAAGCAGCACAGTTCATTCTCGATCAGATGCGCGATAAAGAGGGACACCTCTACCGCAGCTACCGTGGTGGCGAAGCCCGTCTCAACGCTTACCTGGATGATTATGCATTTTTCACACAGGGACTGCTGGCATTGCACCAGGCAACCGGCAAACAGCAGTGGCTGGACGAAGCCCGCAAGCTGACCGATCTGCAGATCACCCTCTTCTGGGATCAGAAAGAGCACGGCTTCTTTTTCACCACCCACGACCATGAGCAACTGATTGCCCGCACGAAAAACGCATACGACGCTGCAATCCCATCCGGTAACAGCATCAGTGCCCGTAACCTGATTCAGCTTTCCGAGTTGACAGGGGAAGCCCGCTATCGCCAGCACGCTGATGAGACACTGCAGCTGTTTGGTCGAGTGATTAAACGCTATCCAAATCGCTGTGCCCAACTCGTCCAGGCGGTAGGAGAATATCTGCAGACACCCGCTGATCAGAAGCAGTCTGCAGTCTCCCTTTCCTCAGGCGAATTCGTAGAACTGGTAGAAGTACCGGATCAGCTGGTCTCGGTCAATCCGGGTCTCGAACTGCTGGCCGCTGCTGGACTGGGACAGACCGGACAGCAGAAAAAACTGGTGAAAGCCAATGCCTACCTCTCGGTCGACAAACTGCCCGCTGGTAAGAAGTGCAAGGTGGCGATTGTGCTGACCATCGAGGATGGCTGGCACATCAATCAGAATCCATCCAGCCCCGATTTCCTCGTACCAACGACCTTCAGCATCAAGTCGGCCCAGAACATCAAACTGACCGACATCAAATATCCGGCTGGTCATAAATTCGAAGTGGCTGGTTTCGACGAACCGCTGCTGGTCTACGAAAAGCAGGCCATCATTCGGGGAACGCTGGAAATTCCTGCCTCTGCTGCCGGGAAAGAGGAAGCACTTGAACTGAATATCAAATACCAGGCCTGTAACGATCAGACCTGTATCCGACCGACGACGGTCAGCCTCAAAGGCAAGTTCAAGGTTGCAGCTTCCGGAGAAGCTGTCCGGCAGGTAAATCAGAAATGGTTTAAAACCGAATCCGGCAACTGA
- a CDS encoding AAA family ATPase: protein MEVRSQQETASLVKTLHDNISSVLIGKPEVVQLAIVTLLAEGHVLIEDAPGVGKTSLAKAIAKSLHCDYKRVQFTPDMLPSDILGSNVFLPSLGEFEFRKGPIFTNVLLADEINRTPPRTQSALLEAMNEGQVSVEGQTITLDPPFFVLATQNPFEFEGTYPLPENQLDRFMMCIEIGYPERAIEREVLIQHRNGEPVNTLDSVVSLKQLREMQEAVRNVRVDDALTDYILEIVEVTRNHPELTLGVSTRGAITFSQAAQSLAFTEGRDYVIPDDIKKLAVPVLAHRVITRSLVRESQRTRATEIIRQILQKVSVPN from the coding sequence ATGGAAGTTCGCTCCCAGCAGGAAACTGCCAGTCTGGTTAAGACGCTTCACGATAACATCTCCAGTGTGCTCATTGGAAAACCAGAAGTGGTTCAACTGGCAATCGTCACCCTGCTTGCGGAGGGCCATGTTTTAATTGAAGATGCACCCGGCGTGGGTAAAACCTCGCTGGCCAAGGCAATTGCCAAAAGTCTCCACTGCGACTACAAACGCGTGCAATTCACGCCGGACATGTTGCCTTCGGATATTCTGGGTTCGAATGTCTTCCTCCCCAGTCTGGGAGAATTCGAATTTCGCAAAGGTCCCATCTTTACCAATGTGCTGCTGGCCGATGAAATCAACCGCACGCCTCCCCGTACACAAAGTGCGTTGCTCGAAGCGATGAACGAGGGGCAGGTCAGTGTGGAAGGGCAGACGATTACCCTGGATCCCCCGTTTTTTGTACTGGCCACACAGAACCCGTTCGAATTTGAAGGCACTTATCCCCTGCCCGAAAACCAGCTCGACCGATTCATGATGTGTATCGAGATTGGTTATCCCGAACGTGCCATCGAGCGGGAAGTACTGATCCAGCACCGGAACGGCGAACCGGTCAACACGCTGGATTCCGTTGTCTCGCTGAAGCAGTTGCGCGAGATGCAGGAAGCCGTACGGAATGTCCGCGTCGATGATGCACTGACTGACTATATTCTGGAAATTGTCGAAGTCACGCGCAATCATCCGGAACTGACGCTGGGAGTCAGTACCCGCGGTGCGATCACGTTTTCTCAGGCGGCCCAGAGTCTTGCCTTTACGGAAGGACGGGACTATGTCATTCCGGATGACATTAAGAAGTTAGCAGTTCCCGTTTTAGCGCATCGTGTGATCACCCGCTCGCTGGTCCGCGAAAGTCAGCGGACACGCGCCACGGAAATTATCCGTCAGATTCTGCAGAAGGTGTCGGTTCCCAATTAA